In Bufo gargarizans isolate SCDJY-AF-19 chromosome 6, ASM1485885v1, whole genome shotgun sequence, a single genomic region encodes these proteins:
- the MPP2 gene encoding MAGUK p55 subfamily member 2, which yields MPVAVPSINSDSAMQQVMQPFDLPPSSDLDLIFLKGIMESPVAHERMEETRLEAVRENNLQLVQEILQDMAGVRDPSGAAAELQKILQEPHFQSLLQTHDSVASKNYETPPPSPVMDPTLSNQPVPPDAVRMVGVRKNAGEHLGVTFRVEGGELVIARILHGGVIDQQGLLHVGDVIREVNGREVGSDPQALQEMLREASGSVVLKILPSYQEQHPLRQVFVKCHFSYDPSNDSLIPCKEAGLAFQAGDLLQIVNQEDPNWWQACLVKGGTAGLIPSQLLEEKRKAFVKRDGELGPNSSALCGSMGGKKKKRIMYVTTKNAEFDRHELLIYEEVAKMPPFRRKTLILIGAQGVGRRSLKNKLLTSDSLRYGTTTPYTSRKRKEGEWDGQSYSFVSRAEMEQDIKAGRYLEHGEYEGNLYGTKISSIQEVVASGKMCVLDVNPQAVKVLRTAEFVPYVVFIGAPDFDTLKSNNLGAVEAGLTAKQLSDGELLRIIEESERLQQAYGHYFDLSLVNSDLDETFQELQVALEKLRTEPQWVPVSWVY from the exons ATGCCTGTCGCTGTCCCATCCATCAACTCTGACTCTG CTATGCAGCAAGTCATGCAACCATTTGATCTCCCTCCATCCTCTGATCTGGACCTAATCTTCCTTAAAGGCATCATGGAGAGCCCAGTG GCTCATGAGCGTATGGAAGAGACAAGATTGGAAGCTGTGAGGGAGAACAACCTGCAGCTGGTACAGGAGATACTCCAGGATATGGCTGGAGTGAGGGACCCAAGTGGAGCAGCTGCTGAGTTGCAGAAGATCCTTCAAGAACCTCATTTCCAG TCTCTTTTGCAAACTCATGACTCTGTGGCATCCAAAAATTATGAGACCCCTCCTCCTAGTCCAGTCATGGATCCCACTCTGAGCAACCAGCCAGTTCCGCCTGATGCTGTGCGTATGGTGGGAGTAAGAAAGAATGCAGGAGAACATTTG GGAGTGACTTTCCGTGTGGAAGGCGGTGAACTTGTGATTGCCAGGATCTTGCATGGTGGCGTGATTGACCAACAGGGTCTTCTACATGTGGGTGATGTCATCAGAGAGGTGAATGGTCGGGAAGTGGGGAGTGACCCACAGGCCCTACAAGAAATGCTTCGGGAAGCCAGTGGGAGTGTGGTGTTAAAAATTCTTCCAAGCTACCAAGAGCAACACCCTCTACGCCAG GTATTTGTAAAATGTCACTTCAGCTATGACCCCTCTAATGACAGCCTGATTCCATGTAAAGAAGCAGGTTTGGCTTTTCAAGCAGGAGACCTGCTGCAGATCGTCAATCAGGAAGATCCCAACTGGTGGCAG GCATGCCTAGTGAAGGGAGGAACTGCTGGACTCATTCCTAGCCAGTTACTGGAGGAGAAGAGAAAAGCTTTTGTTAAAAGAGATGGAGAGCTAGGCCCAAATTCCA GTGCCCTATGTGGAAGTATGGGAGGGAAGAAAAAGAAGAGGATTATGTATGTAACCACAAAAAACGCAG AGTTTGATCGCCATGAACTTCTCATATATGAAGAGGTTGCAAAGATGCCCCCTTTCCGAAGGAAGACCCTCATTCTGATTGGTGCACAGGGCGTGGGAAGGAGAAGCCTAAAGAACAAACTTCTAACCTCAGACTCGTTAAGATATGGCACCACTACACCTT ACACCTCTAGAAAAAGGAAAGAAGGAGAGTGGGATGGTCAGTCGTATTCCTTTGTGTCTCGAGCTGAAATGGAGCAGGACATAAAGGCTGGGCGATATTTAGAGCATGGAGAATACGAGGGCAATCTGTATGGTACAAAGATTAGCTCCATACAGGAAGTGGTGGCATCAGGAAAAATGTGTGTGCTGGACGTGAATCCACAG GCAGTGAAAGTCCTCAGAACTGCTGAATTTGTACCATATGTTGTTTTTATCGGGGCTCCAGATTTTGACACCCTTAAATCTAATAATCTGGGTGCAGTAGAGGCTGGTCTTACAGCTAAACAGCTATCA GATGGTGAACTCCTGCGCATTATAGAAGAGAGTGAACGCCTGCAACAGGCCTATGGCCATTATTTTGATCTCAGTTTGGTTAATTCTGATCTGGATGAAACATTTCAAGAACTTCAAGTGGCCCTGGAGAAACTGCGCACCGAACCCCAGTGGGTCCCCGTCAGCTGGGTCTACTAG